Proteins from a genomic interval of Pseudodesulfovibrio nedwellii:
- a CDS encoding substrate-binding periplasmic protein, protein MKLIFLSVFCTLVMFAAPARAADALLFVADKDFAPYSMLVEGEPAGIDVDVLTEVARRAGVNLKIEFKSWETLVSMVKSGECDGATSFFKTPDREQYAMFMDAVPIHVSDYVIFTKVGSKFSFRTYEDLRGKIIGKVAGVSLGDEFNAARSGGIMDTKEYTDISDAVRGLLEGEIDGFVGNMDVTYYTLKPMGMTSSIVYLPKKIIDDKPSYAVLSRATDIEGKDMLIRKFEHVMTQIREDGTYNKIAKRYLFRF, encoded by the coding sequence ATGAAACTCATTTTTCTTTCCGTCTTTTGCACCCTGGTCATGTTCGCTGCTCCGGCTCGGGCTGCGGATGCACTGTTGTTTGTAGCCGATAAAGATTTTGCTCCCTATTCGATGCTGGTCGAAGGGGAACCTGCCGGTATCGATGTTGATGTTCTGACCGAGGTGGCTCGACGGGCGGGTGTCAATCTCAAGATAGAGTTTAAATCGTGGGAAACGCTTGTTTCAATGGTGAAAAGTGGCGAGTGCGACGGAGCTACTTCTTTTTTTAAGACTCCAGACCGCGAACAGTATGCCATGTTTATGGATGCCGTGCCGATTCATGTGAGCGATTACGTGATCTTTACCAAGGTCGGCAGTAAGTTCTCCTTCCGTACATATGAGGACCTGCGTGGCAAGATTATAGGCAAGGTCGCAGGTGTTTCTCTGGGGGATGAGTTTAATGCGGCCCGGTCGGGCGGTATTATGGACACCAAGGAATACACGGATATTTCCGATGCGGTGAGAGGACTTTTGGAAGGTGAAATTGACGGGTTTGTAGGAAATATGGATGTGACTTATTATACCTTGAAGCCCATGGGGATGACGAGCTCCATTGTGTATCTTCCCAAGAAAATTATTGACGATAAGCCTTCCTATGCCGTTCTTTCCCGAGCAACTGACATCGAGGGAAAAGATATGCTCATACGTAAGTTCGAGCATGTTATGACTCAAATACGCGAAGATGGAACCTACAATAAAATCGCCAAACGGTATCTCTTCCGATTTTAG
- a CDS encoding PAS domain S-box protein encodes MSLPSILIIAAAPNFKSMAAKHFRASGYTLIEAADLFSGMALFHSEQPDVILLDPDLPDTQDLDALVQLTRYPKSVPIIILSSSGKTQDVVKALKNGAWEYVIKDDTALDELDRILNDLPLQPETTPYTHETFLSDWQQPSLQAVIDAIPSQIFYKDLDGKYIGCNQAFIDYIGQPRESIIGKRIEEIRPKEESSVFIDKDKQLFAHGGCQEYEMSFPLNGEKCHILIRKTLLFGPNKNISGIVGMATDITRLVEAKKAKKKSDQRYRQVFEATGSATIIVDEDTIISKANKQFAELYGRELKDIEGVMSLTEFVAPEDRARVLKHHNNRRKSNNNAPASYELHFIKSSGEVRHIHIQVTMLDDGPQSIASIIDITELKQSENMLRMALGEMQVIQQNSLVGMGMFRNGTIQRINERAEEIFGVQRNDLLHTDGSHLFKSHRQYQSFRRRIQAALLAEGEYLAEHQFIRSDGIMLRITLFIRAVDKDNLDQGISWTVVDITKRRYTEAVTHLLYRISNTVSTTSDLDELYRRIHAILNEHIAAKNFFIGLLDSSRCHLKFTYFKDEKDDFMGKVFDISDTNITSLSVEVIKTGKPLLVSKKGPSGRNTAKRDAIYMDRKDFLRMKAVDEKKMIGSSAQAWLGAPLKIKGEVVGVMAVQSYTNPHQFSGWDVDMLTSVSEQIALAIERKEFEQDLRLAKEQAEAANQSKSEFLANMSHEIRTPLNGVLGMLQLAQRTDMTIEQADYVDTAISSGRSLLSIINDILDFSKIEAGKMEVLTEPFSVEGLVQDVLSPFIPQASSKGLNLTAHIDQDVPPMVIGGKSRLKQILFNLIGNGIKFTTEGKVEVRVKSLSRDEKAGTTSLLFSVEDTGIGIPNHMLDTIFEPFTQVDGSFVRRHQGTGLGLGIVKRLVSLLGGQLTVDSTHGRGTSIHLILNFLIEPGDLMPDQTLRPAAKSLKDGLTLLVVEDNRINRLMATRMFGKMGHMSETACNGQEAIDRLKERSFDAVFMDIQMPDMDGVQATEIIRNSKPGSALNPYVPIIAMTAHAMVGDREMFLSSGMTDYIAKPVNLDEVEQVLSRLFQA; translated from the coding sequence GTGAGTTTACCAAGCATATTGATTATTGCCGCAGCCCCTAACTTCAAATCCATGGCGGCTAAGCATTTTCGTGCATCCGGTTATACTCTCATTGAGGCGGCGGACCTATTCTCCGGCATGGCCCTATTCCATTCGGAACAACCCGATGTCATTCTGCTTGATCCAGATCTCCCGGATACTCAGGATCTTGACGCACTGGTCCAACTGACTCGCTACCCTAAAAGCGTCCCAATCATCATCTTGTCCTCAAGTGGCAAAACACAGGATGTAGTCAAAGCACTCAAAAATGGGGCATGGGAATATGTGATCAAAGATGACACCGCTCTGGACGAATTGGACCGCATCCTGAACGATCTTCCACTCCAGCCAGAAACAACGCCTTACACCCACGAAACTTTTCTTTCCGATTGGCAACAGCCATCCTTGCAGGCCGTCATTGATGCCATCCCCAGCCAAATTTTCTACAAAGATCTTGATGGCAAATACATTGGCTGCAACCAAGCCTTTATCGACTATATAGGGCAGCCCAGGGAATCCATTATTGGCAAACGTATTGAAGAAATCAGACCAAAAGAAGAATCGTCCGTTTTTATTGACAAAGACAAACAACTCTTCGCGCACGGGGGATGCCAGGAATACGAAATGTCCTTCCCTCTCAACGGGGAAAAATGTCATATTCTCATTCGAAAAACCCTGCTCTTCGGCCCGAACAAAAATATCAGTGGTATTGTCGGTATGGCCACGGACATCACTCGACTCGTAGAAGCAAAAAAAGCCAAGAAAAAAAGTGATCAACGGTATCGACAAGTTTTCGAAGCCACTGGTTCTGCCACAATTATCGTCGATGAAGATACAATTATCTCCAAAGCCAATAAACAATTTGCCGAACTGTACGGACGAGAGCTGAAAGACATCGAAGGGGTTATGTCCCTGACAGAATTTGTCGCGCCGGAAGATCGGGCCCGCGTCTTGAAACACCACAACAATCGCCGAAAATCAAACAATAACGCCCCCGCGTCCTACGAACTTCACTTCATCAAGTCCTCCGGTGAAGTCCGCCACATACATATACAGGTAACCATGCTGGACGATGGTCCTCAGTCCATCGCATCCATAATTGACATCACCGAACTCAAACAATCGGAAAACATGCTCAGAATGGCACTGGGCGAAATGCAGGTTATCCAGCAGAACTCACTTGTAGGCATGGGAATGTTCCGCAACGGCACAATCCAACGCATCAACGAACGCGCGGAAGAAATTTTTGGAGTTCAAAGGAATGACCTCCTTCATACTGACGGATCACATCTGTTCAAATCACACAGGCAGTATCAAAGTTTCCGCAGGCGGATTCAGGCCGCCCTGCTTGCCGAAGGTGAATACCTTGCGGAACACCAGTTCATCCGCTCGGATGGCATCATGTTACGCATCACCCTGTTCATTCGGGCTGTAGACAAAGACAACCTCGATCAGGGTATCAGCTGGACCGTCGTGGACATCACCAAACGTCGATACACGGAAGCGGTCACACATCTTCTCTACCGCATATCCAACACGGTCAGCACCACCTCTGATCTCGATGAACTCTATCGACGTATTCATGCCATCCTCAATGAGCACATAGCCGCGAAAAACTTTTTTATAGGCCTGCTGGATTCAAGTCGATGTCACCTAAAATTCACATATTTCAAAGATGAAAAAGATGACTTCATGGGCAAAGTTTTCGACATCAGCGACACCAATATCACCAGCCTGAGCGTGGAAGTCATTAAAACCGGTAAGCCCTTGTTGGTCAGCAAAAAAGGGCCATCAGGCAGGAATACGGCCAAACGCGATGCAATATATATGGACCGCAAGGATTTTCTGCGTATGAAAGCTGTTGACGAAAAAAAAATGATAGGCAGTTCTGCGCAGGCCTGGCTTGGCGCACCCCTGAAAATCAAAGGGGAAGTCGTCGGCGTCATGGCTGTTCAGTCATACACAAACCCCCACCAATTTTCCGGATGGGACGTGGATATGCTGACCTCGGTGTCCGAACAAATAGCTTTGGCCATTGAACGAAAAGAATTCGAGCAGGATCTCAGGCTGGCAAAAGAACAGGCTGAAGCCGCCAACCAGTCCAAAAGCGAATTTTTGGCAAACATGAGCCACGAAATACGAACGCCCTTAAATGGGGTGTTGGGTATGCTGCAACTAGCCCAACGAACCGACATGACCATAGAACAAGCAGATTATGTAGACACGGCCATCTCGTCAGGAAGAAGTCTGCTCTCGATCATCAACGACATTCTCGACTTCTCCAAAATCGAAGCCGGCAAAATGGAAGTACTAACGGAACCCTTCTCTGTTGAAGGCCTGGTTCAGGACGTGTTGTCTCCATTCATACCTCAAGCTTCAAGCAAGGGGTTGAACCTGACGGCTCATATCGATCAGGATGTCCCTCCCATGGTCATTGGCGGAAAAAGTCGTCTGAAGCAAATTCTTTTCAATCTGATCGGAAACGGCATCAAATTCACGACCGAAGGAAAAGTCGAGGTACGCGTTAAAAGTCTCAGTCGAGATGAAAAAGCTGGGACAACAAGCCTCCTCTTTTCGGTCGAGGATACCGGCATCGGCATCCCAAATCACATGCTCGATACTATATTTGAACCATTCACCCAAGTTGATGGTTCATTCGTCCGTCGACATCAGGGAACCGGGCTAGGGCTCGGCATCGTCAAACGGCTGGTTTCCCTTCTGGGAGGTCAGTTGACTGTGGACAGCACACACGGGAGGGGGACCTCTATTCATCTGATACTCAACTTCCTGATCGAACCGGGCGACCTCATGCCCGACCAAACGCTTCGACCGGCAGCGAAATCCCTAAAGGACGGCCTCACGTTGCTTGTCGTGGAAGACAACCGAATCAACAGGCTTATGGCAACACGAATGTTCGGCAAGATGGGCCACATGTCGGAAACAGCATGCAACGGTCAAGAAGCCATCGACAGGCTGAAAGAACGAAGCTTTGACGCCGTGTTCATGGATATCCAAATGCCCGATATGGACGGTGTTCAGGCAACCGAGATCATACGCAACTCCAAACCGGGGTCTGCCCTGAACCCATATGTACCGATCATCGCGATGACAGCCCACGCCATGGTTGGTGACAGAGAAATGTTCCTCAGCAGCGGGATGACTGACTATATTGCCAAACCCGTCAACCTGGACGAAGTCGAACAAGTTTTGAGTCGTCTCTTCCAAGCATGA
- a CDS encoding HD-GYP domain-containing protein, translating into MLYTASGQKFTTRHRQVLHKNGIKEIYIQGAEKPQYEKYIERNLGKILQDENLPIEARTKIFYEAANVVMQNVFDRKLPSALRARHFDRIADVVKNSIKFLAADNSLSSVAPFISHDYKTYTHCMQVFIYSVALFQTYEMNDHEVFEFGLGALLHDVGKAKIPKRILNKRGPLTQAEREIIKEHPVHGVSMCAHLPMTQNTINCILFHHETMDGKGYPSGIKGDNVPMPVRIITLADIYDALTTNRPYAEAMQPYEALSLIRNEMRENVDMKVFKRFVAILSGADMI; encoded by the coding sequence GTGCTTTACACTGCCTCAGGCCAAAAATTTACCACTCGTCATCGTCAGGTTCTGCACAAGAACGGCATCAAGGAAATTTACATCCAAGGTGCCGAAAAACCACAGTACGAAAAATACATTGAGCGAAATCTGGGGAAAATCCTTCAGGATGAGAACCTGCCCATTGAGGCCCGCACCAAGATTTTTTATGAAGCCGCCAATGTGGTCATGCAAAACGTCTTTGACCGCAAACTTCCAAGCGCTCTCCGGGCCAGACATTTTGATCGCATCGCAGATGTGGTTAAAAATTCCATAAAATTCCTGGCTGCGGACAACTCTCTGTCCTCAGTGGCACCGTTCATTTCCCACGACTACAAGACCTACACGCACTGCATGCAGGTCTTTATCTATTCCGTGGCCCTGTTTCAGACCTACGAAATGAATGACCACGAAGTCTTTGAGTTTGGTCTGGGCGCACTCCTGCACGATGTGGGCAAAGCTAAAATTCCCAAACGAATTCTCAACAAACGTGGCCCGCTGACTCAGGCTGAACGTGAAATCATCAAGGAACACCCGGTTCACGGCGTCTCTATGTGCGCGCATTTACCCATGACGCAGAATACCATCAACTGCATTCTCTTCCATCATGAAACCATGGATGGCAAAGGCTACCCTTCCGGCATCAAGGGAGATAATGTCCCTATGCCCGTCCGTATCATTACACTGGCAGACATCTACGACGCCCTGACGACCAACCGCCCTTATGCCGAAGCCATGCAGCCCTATGAAGCCCTTTCGCTCATCAGAAATGAAATGCGGGAGAATGTGGATATGAAAGTCTTCAAACGTTTCGTGGCAATTCTCAGCGGCGCAGACATGATTTAA
- a CDS encoding tRNA dihydrouridine synthase, whose protein sequence is MKAMDKTIKPTLADLLNRPLSIGGKKIANRLWLAPLAGLGHVAYRKVLESYGGCGLTFTEMCSAKGVPTEKPSVSTMFSWREEELDHLVCQIFGATPEEMAPAARRIENEGFFGVDINMGCSVSGIVKRNAGAALLKDPDAALAAVKSVRQAVSIPVFVKFRTGWTPDIGPAVELAQQFEAEGVDCLVFHPRVAPDKRTKPPILDHIKAITEAVSIPVFGNGDVVTPENCLKMLETTGCAGVSVGRMAIARPWLFAEWTAGYTPTETCFRDYAFQLADALDQHFNEVHALKRYKLFTIYFAANFTFGHSLQSKFLGAKSMDDVRDVIQKYVKTDMRLTKRPNMNIYSI, encoded by the coding sequence ATGAAAGCGATGGACAAAACCATTAAACCCACACTGGCCGACCTGCTGAACCGTCCTCTCTCCATTGGAGGCAAGAAGATAGCCAACCGGCTCTGGCTCGCTCCGCTGGCCGGACTGGGGCATGTGGCCTATCGTAAGGTGCTGGAAAGTTACGGTGGATGCGGCCTGACATTCACGGAAATGTGCAGCGCCAAGGGGGTTCCGACTGAAAAGCCCTCGGTTTCCACCATGTTCAGTTGGCGCGAAGAAGAACTCGACCATCTTGTCTGCCAAATATTCGGGGCGACCCCGGAAGAAATGGCTCCTGCGGCCCGACGAATTGAAAACGAAGGTTTTTTCGGGGTGGACATCAACATGGGTTGCTCGGTGTCAGGTATCGTCAAACGCAATGCTGGAGCCGCCCTTCTAAAAGATCCTGACGCGGCATTGGCTGCCGTGAAAAGTGTGCGTCAGGCCGTCTCCATCCCTGTTTTCGTCAAATTTCGTACGGGCTGGACCCCTGATATCGGCCCTGCCGTAGAATTGGCACAACAATTCGAAGCAGAAGGCGTTGACTGTCTGGTTTTTCACCCCCGCGTAGCGCCAGACAAACGCACCAAGCCACCGATACTAGACCATATTAAAGCCATCACAGAAGCCGTATCCATTCCGGTCTTTGGCAACGGCGATGTGGTCACCCCTGAGAATTGCCTGAAAATGCTTGAAACAACTGGTTGTGCGGGTGTCTCTGTTGGACGCATGGCCATAGCTCGACCGTGGCTTTTTGCTGAATGGACTGCGGGATACACCCCGACAGAAACCTGTTTTCGCGACTATGCCTTTCAATTGGCCGATGCTCTGGACCAACATTTTAACGAAGTACATGCCCTCAAACGATACAAATTATTTACTATCTATTTCGCAGCCAACTTCACCTTCGGGCACAGCTTGCAATCCAAATTTTTGGGCGCAAAGTCCATGGACGACGTACGAGACGTCATACAAAAGTATGTCAAAACAGACATGAGACTGACCAAACGGCCTAACATGAACATCTATAGCATCTGA
- a CDS encoding cyclase family protein, translating to MNVIDLSHIIHTGMPVFPGDESANLRRTHFVNKDGFAQTILTMSSHTGTHLDTAAHLFADAPGLDWLGPNNFAGWGAVVNLTNLRTPFIEPADLSILSDMEGLDFVILRTGWDVHWKTDRYYADFPALSETSARFIGGLGLKGIGMDTPSPDLVDSRTLPAHIALLDHGLVIVENLTNVGELPDEGFIFCCLPLRLKDGEGSPVRAVGITF from the coding sequence ATGAATGTCATTGATCTGAGCCACATTATTCATACCGGCATGCCGGTTTTCCCCGGCGACGAGTCTGCCAATCTGCGGCGCACCCATTTCGTCAACAAGGACGGATTCGCCCAGACAATCCTGACAATGAGTTCACACACTGGAACGCATCTCGACACTGCGGCCCACCTTTTTGCTGACGCACCCGGTCTGGATTGGTTGGGGCCAAACAATTTTGCAGGATGGGGAGCAGTGGTGAATCTGACTAATTTGCGCACACCATTTATCGAACCGGCAGACCTCAGCATTCTCTCGGATATGGAAGGGCTGGATTTCGTCATTCTGCGAACAGGTTGGGACGTTCATTGGAAGACAGACCGTTACTACGCTGACTTCCCTGCTCTTTCAGAGACATCCGCTCGTTTCATCGGAGGGCTGGGACTCAAGGGAATTGGCATGGATACACCATCGCCTGACCTGGTGGACTCAAGGACGTTACCGGCGCACATCGCCTTGCTGGATCACGGGCTTGTTATTGTCGAAAATCTGACCAATGTCGGTGAATTGCCGGATGAAGGATTCATCTTCTGCTGTTTGCCGTTGCGGCTCAAGGATGGTGAAGGGTCACCCGTCCGTGCTGTAGGTATTACTTTTTAA
- the mobA gene encoding molybdenum cofactor guanylyltransferase: protein MNIAGIILAGGLGTRMGHVKKAFLEIGGKTILDRLLSVYCPLFHEIVISARDREDFLQYGLPVAEDRFEARSSLTGIHAGLHDIQADYGFFAACDAPFVQAGLVKRLLAEVTADADVVIPLKEDGYREPLCAVYSKRCLPYIEAQLKTENYRIIGFFDQVKVKEVPIAQLREGDPDQISFFNVNSPDDLRQAEALAKELAL, encoded by the coding sequence ATGAATATCGCAGGTATAATACTGGCCGGCGGGCTTGGCACCCGCATGGGGCATGTGAAAAAGGCATTTTTGGAAATTGGCGGCAAAACCATTCTTGATCGATTGCTTTCGGTCTACTGTCCATTGTTCCATGAAATAGTGATTTCGGCGCGTGATCGGGAGGATTTTCTTCAATACGGCCTCCCTGTAGCCGAGGATCGGTTTGAAGCCCGTAGTTCTTTGACAGGCATTCATGCCGGATTGCACGATATACAGGCGGATTACGGCTTTTTTGCAGCCTGTGATGCGCCTTTCGTTCAGGCAGGGCTAGTCAAGCGGCTGCTTGCGGAAGTTACTGCTGATGCTGATGTCGTTATTCCTCTCAAGGAAGACGGCTACCGGGAACCATTGTGTGCCGTATATTCCAAACGCTGTCTTCCGTACATTGAAGCCCAGCTTAAAACTGAAAATTATCGAATTATTGGCTTTTTTGATCAAGTGAAAGTCAAAGAAGTCCCTATTGCTCAACTCAGAGAAGGCGATCCCGATCAAATTTCATTTTTTAACGTCAATAGCCCCGATGACCTCCGCCAAGCCGAAGCCCTCGCCAAAGAACTCGCTCTTTAA
- a CDS encoding alpha/beta hydrolase — MERVHKAALPVYTASMWTAFKIFAFLCLCYAAIIVWMYFSQRKMLYYPKQEMTAFPNDIGLMHENVWLINRLGTRIHGWWLPHAAPRFTLLFSHGNGGNLSHRLDTLRIFHDLGLNVFAYDYSGYGQSLGDPSEEATAADAHAAWDWLVQEQDVSPESIILVGRSLGGAVTASLTAKLANDSQTPAGLIMESTFTSVPDMGAYMYPWLPVRLLARYQYDSATNLTGLNLPVLFLHSPNDDIVPYALGRRLYNDYQGPKSFIELAGDHNSGFLTSGASYPEGLTHFLSSLEKDSDQ; from the coding sequence ATGGAAAGAGTCCACAAAGCCGCCCTGCCTGTGTATACTGCCTCCATGTGGACAGCTTTTAAAATTTTTGCCTTTCTCTGCCTGTGTTATGCAGCAATCATCGTCTGGATGTATTTCTCCCAGCGCAAAATGCTCTATTATCCCAAACAGGAAATGACAGCCTTTCCCAATGACATTGGTCTGATGCATGAAAATGTCTGGCTGATTAACCGGCTGGGTACACGCATTCACGGATGGTGGCTGCCTCATGCCGCACCTCGCTTCACCCTGCTCTTTTCTCATGGTAATGGCGGCAACCTCTCTCACAGATTAGATACCCTGCGCATCTTCCACGATCTTGGGCTCAACGTCTTCGCCTATGACTATTCAGGCTACGGTCAGAGTCTGGGCGACCCCAGCGAAGAAGCCACGGCAGCCGATGCCCATGCCGCCTGGGACTGGCTTGTTCAGGAACAAGACGTTTCACCGGAATCCATTATTCTTGTTGGACGAAGTCTGGGTGGTGCTGTCACCGCATCACTGACCGCAAAGTTGGCAAACGACTCCCAGACTCCCGCAGGGCTTATCATGGAATCAACCTTCACTTCGGTGCCGGATATGGGAGCATACATGTATCCATGGCTACCGGTGCGTCTTCTTGCACGTTATCAATATGATAGTGCAACCAATCTCACAGGCCTCAATTTACCCGTTTTATTCCTGCACAGCCCCAACGACGATATCGTCCCATATGCGCTGGGCCGAAGACTCTACAATGACTATCAAGGCCCAAAATCATTTATAGAACTGGCAGGAGATCATAATTCCGGATTTCTCACCTCTGGCGCAAGTTACCCTGAAGGATTAACCCACTTCCTATCATCCCTTGAAAAGGATTCCGACCAATGA
- a CDS encoding DUF2784 domain-containing protein: MTNGQILILADTILVTHFIIAAYLTLGLPIIWLGKVFGRQFIHNPWFRYSHAGLMGFVLTESLIGMFCPLTIWEGNLRRTAGQPAAGHNESFISYWLGELLFHDFSETAYSVAYGLFFLLIALTFLYIPVRKTGKKCRNNNYKKT; the protein is encoded by the coding sequence ATGACGAACGGCCAGATACTGATTCTGGCCGACACCATTCTGGTGACTCATTTCATTATTGCGGCCTACCTAACCTTGGGGTTGCCAATTATCTGGCTGGGAAAAGTATTTGGCCGACAATTCATTCACAACCCATGGTTTCGATATTCTCATGCAGGACTCATGGGATTTGTACTCACGGAATCTCTGATCGGTATGTTCTGCCCGCTCACGATTTGGGAAGGGAATTTGCGAAGAACCGCAGGACAACCCGCTGCTGGTCACAACGAATCCTTCATCAGTTACTGGCTCGGAGAATTATTATTCCATGACTTCAGCGAGACCGCCTATAGCGTGGCATATGGACTTTTCTTCTTACTCATTGCACTCACCTTCCTCTACATTCCGGTTCGTAAAACCGGAAAAAAATGCCGGAACAACAACTACAAAAAAACTTAA
- a CDS encoding GGDEF domain-containing protein yields the protein MTKNPLCSADTGKIIDILKTAGIGDDPNWMAVILFVRNLLTKLSVFTDEKKAEIQREICAEILKKDFSDERYDIIVAMLDMYIMQNIGTQELEEALTKEKQSAALLLQEMNDIINSMQGVNKLHSDRLDSFQASATNAIQGGTNKTAILSRVRGMFQELITEFKDEARELNAKADHFERTANFDPLLTGLYNRRAMETFMNSAVKECCDTCTPLSLMLIDVDHFKRVNDTYGHQAGDDVLRALARILTAHALQYDGFAARYGGEELVIIMKDMDLNRAAIKSEAVRADVENYDFRIRTNGQLSEAPLQFTVSVGVAELQKGWNASSLVSAADSAMYKAKNSGRNKVCAASA from the coding sequence ATGACGAAAAACCCACTCTGTTCAGCCGACACAGGCAAAATTATCGACATCCTAAAGACCGCGGGGATTGGAGATGATCCCAATTGGATGGCTGTCATTCTGTTCGTCCGCAATCTGCTCACAAAACTCAGTGTATTTACAGATGAAAAAAAGGCTGAAATTCAACGAGAAATTTGTGCAGAAATCTTAAAAAAAGACTTCTCCGATGAGCGCTACGACATCATAGTTGCCATGCTCGACATGTATATCATGCAAAACATCGGCACTCAGGAACTTGAAGAAGCACTGACCAAGGAAAAACAATCTGCAGCACTGCTTCTTCAAGAAATGAACGACATCATCAATTCCATGCAAGGAGTAAACAAACTCCATAGTGATCGCCTGGATTCCTTTCAGGCAAGTGCAACCAACGCCATTCAAGGCGGCACCAATAAAACCGCCATTCTCAGTAGGGTACGAGGCATGTTTCAAGAACTCATCACCGAATTCAAAGACGAGGCCCGAGAACTCAATGCCAAGGCTGACCATTTCGAAAGAACGGCTAATTTTGATCCGTTATTGACCGGACTCTACAATCGTCGCGCTATGGAAACCTTCATGAACAGCGCGGTCAAGGAATGTTGTGATACATGTACGCCCTTGAGTCTGATGTTGATCGACGTGGATCATTTCAAACGGGTTAACGACACGTATGGACACCAGGCCGGTGACGATGTCCTCCGCGCTCTGGCCCGTATCCTCACAGCGCACGCCTTGCAGTATGACGGCTTCGCTGCCAGATACGGCGGAGAAGAACTGGTCATCATCATGAAAGATATGGACCTGAACAGAGCAGCCATCAAATCTGAAGCAGTCAGAGCCGATGTGGAAAACTACGATTTCCGTATCCGTACAAATGGCCAATTGTCGGAAGCCCCCCTGCAATTTACCGTCTCTGTCGGGGTAGCGGAACTACAAAAAGGGTGGAACGCCAGCTCTCTGGTCAGTGCTGCTGACTCAGCCATGTACAAAGCCAAGAACTCTGGCCGGAACAAAGTTTGCGCAGCGTCAGCATAG